DNA from Musa acuminata AAA Group cultivar baxijiao chromosome BXJ1-5, Cavendish_Baxijiao_AAA, whole genome shotgun sequence:
GTCTATCATATGCTCTCGAGCTTACCCCGTCCCGACCTGCTCCCTACTTGGCCTTTGCTGTGTTGGGTCGCCTGGGGGAGCCGCTAGTTGTATTATCTAGGGGATGAGTGGGGCGATCGTCTGCATCATCCCCGCTATTGCCTatacttgcttggtcaggctgaggaatgcctcgggCGACACAACTGAGGGTCCTATGGTAAGTCCGAGGGGTGACAACCCCGGGTCATTGAATAGGCGCCAGCAACGATctagcataaaggttgggatcctCCCATCTCGGAGGACGAGAAGGGGCTGATCTCCAGGCCCGATCGAAGGGTGGGCAgccggtggttctccctcgggagAGCCCCTGTGAGATGCTCTTACGACATGGCTCTCCTTATAGCGCTAAAAATATTGATGAACTGATGTGTCGTGGCTGATAAGTCAGCACGACCTGGTtcacgggtcaatgtcgggagtcttcaACCGAGTGGGCTAGTTGCCGAGGTCGTTCATGCCCTCCGGATGGGGTGCTGGCGTCGGAATGTTGAAAGCGCCTCTTTCGATCGGGATGGTCTCACCTTGGGGAGATCCGCTTTCTTGCACAGAAGGCCCCCGTTGAGTTTTTTCTGATTGTGGCCCCtttgacgagcaagtcagtggtgggttgatatatatatatatatatatatatatatatatatatatatatatatatatatatatatatatatatatatatatatatatatatatatatatatatatatatatatatatatatatatctctctctctctctctctctcttttacctTCCTTTAGGTCGGATGCCGGTCAGGGGTTTCTATACTACTGTACGAGTGTCGGTCATATGCAGGTTTGGCATGGTGACTGATCCTCGAGAGGTGAGATGGTACGATTGTGCGGTCGTCGTCCCTTAGCACGCGGAACGGTGCCATGCGGCTCCGTCCCGGGCTTTATGGGATGGGACATACCAAGCAATGCCTTGGTACAGATTCTAGCTCGGCAGATGGGGGGTGCTCCTCTTGCTGACTTGGCTGTAGTGTGGCATGGCGTCGGTCATGACGTGGCCTGGATCCGAAATATACCTTATCAGCAAGCACGCGGGCAATGACGCTAGCCGTGGGCACCGCTGGTGAGGGCGCTGCTGGCGGCGGGCGACTGCAGATGGGGAGCCGCATGGTGTAAAACCCTCGTGTGGGAGGGCGGTGTGGGCAACTGCGTGAACGTAGTCGTGCGATGGGAGAGGACACATGCAGGGGCCACTAAGGGGCCGTTGAGTAGTTGACTTTGGTCAACATCCTAATTGATTCGCCCAAATCCGACTCAATATTAAGTCAATTCTCACATGTGTAAATTCACAAAGAGGATAAAAGAAGTTATTATATAATCCAAGTCAAGTAAAAGAAGTTATTACATAATCCAAGTCGAGCAAGTATATTAGAATGTGATTCTGTTAAATCCATGCCATAAACTCATCAAATCTATTGCTGCATCCAAGTAACTTGATGCGTATCTTGGCCAAGGCAAATTATGTATATATTCCATGTTTCAAGTGACAGATGGACTCATGACGTTTATTGTTGCATCTAACTCTTAAACTTCAAGCATGTCAATCTTGCAGCGACAACATGTATCTCACTGCATGTCCTTCCTTTTGTTTGATTATGGATTGAGGGATATCCTTTTAGCTTTCTTGTGCTATCACGAAAGCTTCTCACACCAATTAGATTTGCAAGAGTAATCTCACCTCTTTAGGCAATCATTtcttccattctctctctctctctctctgatataTATATACCCTATGTAAGGTTCATCTGCATCACGGAGACTTAACTACAACACTACAAGAACATTGCACTTCGTCATTGTAGACTAAAGCATgtgctcttcttctttttcttcttcttctcatacgATTCCAGCAGCGCTGGCCATCTTCTTAGCCTTGCTTCTCCATTGGTCTCGCGCGCAACTGAGCCCCTCGTTCTACGACATGACATGCCCCGGCTTGTCTGACATCGTCCTCGACGTCGTTCTGCAGGCGCAGATCTCGGACCCCCGGATGCCGGCGAGCCTCATCAGACTCCATTTCCACGACTGCTTCGTTGATGTAAACTTTCCTCCATGGCTCCATATCACCATTTCGACGGCTCCCACCTGTGTATAAGCTGTGGTGGTTGATTGGTGTGTGCAGGGGTGCGACGCGTCGGTGTTGTTAGACAACAGTGACACCATCGTGAGCGAGAAGGATGCGGTCCCCAACGCCAACTCCGCTCGGGGCTTCGACGTGATCGACGCCATCAAGAGCGCCGTGGAAGAAACATGCCTTGGAGTTGTCTCCTGCGCTGACATCCTCGCTCTGGCAGCTGAGGCTGCCGTAAGCCTAGTGAGTCATCTCGGTCTCGTTCTTGCTTTCCTACACATTGATAGATGACTACTTTCCTGCACCTTCTTCTTGCAAtctaaaaggaagaagaagaagatgatgttgaagaaaagaaaattgatgaaattatagaaTCGATTAGGGTATTGTAGAGCAAGTTATTTATTGTCGAAGCTGCTCAGAGGTTCGATGGGTCAACCATACCTTGTCTTGCATAAAAGAGGCGAAAGAATAAAGAGATGAAGAAATAGTGACCAAAGATACAGATGAAACAACAAAAGATGCGCGTCACGGTATATAGATGTACATATAATATACGAAGAAGCCATAGCAATACTGAGGACTATATTATTTCCCCATGATGAGTTCTAGAATAATATTTAATTTCACACTGTACGCAACTCATATTTTTCTATTGAACACATACCTTTCTGTTTgaccatatttaatatatatctcccAAAAAAAAGTTTTTGAACAGATAATCGATGTGTAACTCTCATTGCTATTCATATTGATCAGACAACTATCATGTGATGAAaagaatatattaattaattttttattaaaattaagtgTTTCAGTAAATTGTTTTTCATGCCATTTAAAATCTAATGAAATCATAAGCCATTTAAAATCAACAATAATAAgatattttgtaattcttttcaaatataatattagAACAAACATTTTTGTATAGATTCATCTAACATAAATCAATAAATgcttataaaatatcaaataattatcCACATCGTATGTTTTTATAAATTGTCCACTTATAAAtccttttacaatatttttaaataataaaaacttataattcatataaattataagtatttataacttttaaaataaataaatatttattttggaGAATAAGTATTTATTTTCGAAAATGGTAGTTAAATATTTAACTTAAAATGATGTATAACAAAACTGTAATAAGTATCTTTTCTCATGGCCGCGTAAAACTGCAACCTATAAGAGTCTTGAAAacaaaaacacaaacttgttacttgatttttcttggaaaGCAAGAAAACGGTGACTTGCATGGAACAAAAACTTGTCACGTTTCCAAAAAGGCTTCTCTTCTCatcagataatgatgatgataacaCTCATCCGGTGATAATTACCGGTTCTCAATTGTATATAGTAGGATAGTATACTGTTGCTGTCTAAGGTGCTGTGTCCTTTTCTTATGATCGACTCAGTTTGtagtcttcttctttctctctcatcAATGATAACATACCGTTCATCCCCCATTAAAACGTTATAGTAAGCTTGAAAGAGAAGTATTTCTTCGTGTATCCTTCTTCTTGCGCTCAACAGTCCGGAGGTCCATCATGGGAAGTGCAGCTGGGAAGAAGAGACGGCACCACCGCCAACATATCTGGCGCCAACAACCTCCCCGGACCCGTCGACACCCTCGCCGTCCTGCTGTCCAAATTCGCCGCCGTCGGCCTCGACGACACCGATCTCGTCACCCTATCAGGTAAAGAACCTTGAATACCGTGACATTAATGCCGCTCATCATCCTCAGCAAGGCACCACCGCTGCTACCATGATCTCATGTACCCAGGAGCCCACACCTTCGGGCGTGCGCAGTGTAAGTCCTTCGCCGCCCGCCTCTACAACTACAGCGGCACGGAGAGGCCAGACCCGAGCTTGGACTCCGCCTACCTGGCCCTGCTGCAGGATCAATGCCCCGACGGAGAAGACGGGACTAGCCTCAACGATCTCGACCCGACCACCCCCGACGCCTTCGACGGCAACTACTACTTCAACCTTCAGAACGGGCAGGGGCTTCTGCTGTCGGACCAGGAGATCTACGCGGGCGCCGGAACGGCCGCCATTGTCGACGGCTACGCAGGTGACGAGAGCGGCTTCTTTGAGAGCTTTGCTGCGTCGATGATCAACATGGGGAATATTAGTCCACTGACAGGGAGTGAGGGGGAGGTGAGGCTCAACTGTAGGCAggtcaacgcaagctaagttgctGGGAATTGCAGGTCTCGTCATGGCTGCTGCTCCATGAAGTTCTGTACTGCCTGTTGCGTCCTATGTTTGTTACGAGAGTGCGGAGATGATTTCATGTTTGAACCAATCTAAACTCTTGATTTAGTTGAATACTATGAtcaattattttaaattgacTGAGGGGAAGACTCGTGACAAAAGAACGAACGCAGTGAATCAATAATAGAACATAAATAAGAAAACTTGATATAAAATCTATGTGGTT
Protein-coding regions in this window:
- the LOC103973438 gene encoding peroxidase A2 isoform X1 — protein: MCSSSFSSSSHTIPAALAIFLALLLHWSRAQLSPSFYDMTCPGLSDIVLDVVLQAQISDPRMPASLIRLHFHDCFVDGCDASVLLDNSDTIVSEKDAVPNANSARGFDVIDAIKSAVEETCLGVVSCADILALAAEAAVSLSGGPSWEVQLGRRDGTTANISGANNLPGPVDTLAVLLSKFAAVGLDDTDLVTLSGAHTFGRAQCKSFAARLYNYSGTERPDPSLDSAYLALLQDQCPDGEDGTSLNDLDPTTPDAFDGNYYFNLQNGQGLLLSDQEIYAGAGTAAIVDGYAGDESGFFESFAASMINMGNISPLTGSEGEVRLNCRQVNAS
- the LOC103973438 gene encoding peroxidase 15 isoform X2; translation: MPASLIRLHFHDCFVDGCDASVLLDNSDTIVSEKDAVPNANSARGFDVIDAIKSAVEETCLGVVSCADILALAAEAAVSLSGGPSWEVQLGRRDGTTANISGANNLPGPVDTLAVLLSKFAAVGLDDTDLVTLSGAHTFGRAQCKSFAARLYNYSGTERPDPSLDSAYLALLQDQCPDGEDGTSLNDLDPTTPDAFDGNYYFNLQNGQGLLLSDQEIYAGAGTAAIVDGYAGDESGFFESFAASMINMGNISPLTGSEGEVRLNCRQVNAS